From the Colletotrichum lupini chromosome 10, complete sequence genome, one window contains:
- a CDS encoding cation diffusion facilitator family transporter, which translates to MSRFKINRKRRIIAAIAIYGGFFIAELVVGYRTKSLALIADAFHYMNDLIGFAVALIALVVSERKTPPPKSLPFGWNRAQVLGAFFNGVFLLALGVSILLQAIERFTQLPNLKDPILILIMGCIGLGLNMIVLGFLHETTHPAEESRDPLSPTNTPIPTTSSPKHHNHTHTHNINMLGVLLHVLTDALNNLSVIIAALIIWKSPSPNRFYADPAIGIFIALTITLSAVPLCRRAGQILMESVPAGVDVEFVRGEMLKVPRVQEVSNLLVWQLDQTTTLATAHVTITEDSISSFASTADAIDSRLRQFGIRSVALHPTTTQQRPHHEVQEGMKIS; encoded by the exons ATGTCTCGCTTCAAGATCAACAGAAAGCGCCGTATAATCGCCGCAATAGCGATATATGGCGGCTTCTTCATCGCAGAGCTGGTCGTCGGGTACCGCACAAAGTCTCTCGCTCTTATAGCAGACGCCTTTCACTAC ATGAACGACCTGATAGGGTTCGCCGTCGCCTTGATAGCCTTGGTA GTCTCAGAGAGGAAAACCCCTCCGCCTAAATCCCTACCCTTTGGCTGGAATCGCGCCCAGGTGCTGGGAGCCTTCTTCAACGGCGTGTTTCTGCTTGCGTTGGGTGTCAGCATCCTCCTCCAAGCGATTGAGAGATTCACTCAACTTCCAA ATCTCAAAGACCCAATACTGATTCTGATCATGGGCTGCATCGGCCTCGGGCTCAACATGATAGTCCTAGGTTTCCTCCACG AAACCACACACCCCGCCGAGGAGTCAAGAGACCCCCTTTCGCCCACCAATACGCCTATACCAACAACATCATCTCCCAAGCACCACAACCACACCCACACCCACAACATCAACATGCTAGGCGTCCTCCTCCACGTCCTAACCGACGCCCTGAACAACCTCTCCGTCATAATCGCCGCCCTCATCATCTGGAAATCTCCCTCCCCCAACCGCTTCTACGCCGACCCGGCAATCGGCATCTTCATCGCCCTGACAATCACGCTCTCCGCTGTGCCCCTCTGCCGGCGCGCAGGACAGATCCTGATGGAGAGCGTGCCTGCGGGCGTTGACGTGGAGTTTGTCCGGGGGGAGATGCTAAAG GTCCCCAGGGTCCAAGAAGTTTCAAACTTACTCGTCTGGCAACTAGACCAGACAACAACCCTCGCAACCGCACACGTCACCATAACGGAAGACAGCATCAGCAGCTTCGCGTCTACAGCCGATGCTATTGACTCAAGATTACGACAATTCGGGATCCGCTCCGTCGCACTGCATCCTACCACCACACAGCAACGACCGCACCACGAAGTCCAGGAAGGAATGAAGATATCTTGA
- a CDS encoding domain found in Dishevelled, with translation MPRNAGAAPSLRKGPNWSSHLRQFSRSSLEPPSATSSVDSPRSPDTVSSASTIRGDNSSSSVKQRRLERRCTVGVNEGYSRDEVLLSPEVIKGDVRPGSLVAITVIKTEGDKTATKDHATARGGNAANNTGAGAGQGDAAPEGATLGKKYFCVAKEMSKELKSRLPNVDIYVVKHIADAFGMKKGTQVLLTPVDADNPATAASHVELSFKDQYLSRSDMWRLAIGELTERTVYKGQSILFMGTIKAQVTAVFVDGRKTHSAFFTRNTRPIFRSESARYVLFIQMAREMWDFDSEGSGEILFNKVVNGFLPALFKKWAKLKAKHLVSIVLFARVEYDTGLTTELASSTLHGDYYTGVQISGDRRPYKDFYRVVVSEMASGEWTTILNQLKREFNFFRRDISLHHQKANSAFVPLAEENGGKGIASNRVKAESSLAMYGNFLEAINLASSQFAHDYVDRDLMRTGISIVVISPGPGVFEVEYESLRRTTEALVGNGIGIDLICVPKMPLHSVPLFRYRNPQTSEGSHGLSRSRSVRSRESTPKQQATPIIGSYQSMAESLSPTKGLELAHRIDRLANPQDEWSYAVPQWLHVSYWTGTSEEALSYQGIALSVSEDKEGHESEDFAIRARMYDLQMRSVLETNEIETTPLQADPLFPVTTTESKSSLRSRLSGTDEIAMIPLKRHQDTLVDHVYGFQKFMPDRLVKPGEKSLWKQLQEYDETRARLPRSRRPAQARASRDLEETTRRQLMEDAGLFGTSLPEKKIVPNQSLAAVTAGRKLSVNIVDSEKAEIVAAARKAANHPPAAPSAGAAGTSSHQTSSSTSSSTTPDSHSVAGKMSVASPSKPPRFMRQISLGLRGFGIAAPKVVAAEASFETVKASTEQSVTSPTMPLVMSTMPRPSSPQVIKPSISTAMSSFSPQLFRSDSRDTLTDLPSTPSIPINMKSSRRGESSVGQQHRYGTVLPSSSLARKDHFREDPDQRNSHVFRAEEDNQKMFNSKLRAGAMPELPSTLSPTTAISPWLTVLNPSNPDRNKVDDTVLYSRWQHVFPRTSEMKVMKWKALCCPAAVPLTTEYFPSKSQFDTEYQRQPYVIAQNADDELTEEPKSREEFLRELISLRFSQGFQVVIGPSVAKAFGQRLLRIADIFSRDQAMEDGTSIFLSVGNTIHQLSCVNGTEVEVNIYIRKPAELTVGNSNSGPLYRPAIRTLMESGYRTQEVDISTPKPERNWNYIDSYLAGHHDEMTENLRFWRTRFVLIPMVSRSSAVPRNQAGDNAEEVRLEGIRRLSLSWQKYRYIPPFERRYQTAKSKRDPNPLDIVYKTEDPSVVIAAELDNLPLVEGLGENRKGQLITSREHFRKSNLNLSALAEAIQQPVENGGVKLQNRRWHLRLHYNCFIGSDMTTWLMDNFEDLDSREEAEQLGNMLMVKTYDRPSDDKKDRGGLFEHVERRHVFRDGQYFYTIATEYAKPHPPGWFNSRRGRDVSVPSTPMSENVPRDSPRPGMISRPTSINEENSPISGATTPTAYSVMFSNKKVPKVCLSKVIKYDVDHRKRSYRPERVDLHYDRLHNPDNCYHIRIDWMNVTAKLIEDVVEGWAREAATYGLRLVEVPIKEACSITEVNPFRRPYLIKLSVPPPSQQPVTYYEPNSFSPQTAPGKHFYQKVLMRKFDFVLDMEAASNFPRDVEVRYSWGRPDFKYSQYIHRSGVLLAEITDEGHFLVLANRLFSNRAWTARDKELKDMREANSSAGGSGGGTNNVVERGGRIIPVGSYTPFGIPEPTPMSSPMVKPVFYAGGGGGSPAVRASDMRASSSASGGPSGATASSAANTTAAVDPIPILKELEAFCNDGPGLEAFYKETLERGPPQAMTTPGAMRPTVVGLEAVPEASISMLGLPAGVLGDLHSGGGGGGLGYGGAGGGGGGPEGLRGLHIGGGSPSPGPRSLMSSPAAGMQFLRRASVQDGLGLGGGGPRREVRERERERE, from the coding sequence ATGCCTCGCAATGCCGGTGCGGCACCCTCTCTACGCAAGGGACCCAACTGGTCCTCCCACCTCCGCCAGTTCAGCCGAAGCAGTCTCGAACCGCCCTCAGCGACATCGTCCGTCGACTCGCCCCGATCTCCCGATACCGTCTCCAGTGCCTCGACCATCCGCGGCGACAACTCGTCCAGCTCCGTGAAACAGCGCCGACTTGAGCGGAGGTGCACCGTCGGGGTCAACGAGGGATACTCGCGCGACGAGGTGCTTCTGAGCCCGGAAGTGATCAAGGGCGATGTCAGACCTGGGAGCCTCGTGGCCATCACCGTGATCAAGACCGAGGGCGATAAGACTGCGACAAAGGACCATGCGACGGCCCGCGGCGGGAATGCTGCGAACAACACAGGTGCGGGAGCGGGACAAGGCGATGCGGCGCCCGAGGGAGCGACGCTAGGGAAGAAGTACTTCTGCGTCGCAAAGGAGATGTCCAAGGAGCTCAAGAGCCGCTTGCCCAACGTCGACATCTACGTTGTCAAACATATCGCAGATGCCTTTGGCATGAAAAAGGGCACGCAGGTACTCTTGACGCCGGTGGATGCTGACAACCCCGCGACGGCCGCCTCGCACGTTGAGCTCTCGTTCAAGGACCAGTACCTTTCGCGATCCGACATGTGGCGCCTGGCCATCGGCGAACTTACGGAAAGGACAGTCTACAAGGGCCAGTCGATACTGTTCATGGGCACGATAAAAGCGCAGGTCACGGCGGTATTCGTGGACGGGCGAAAGACGCACTCTGCCTTCTTCACGAGGAACACGAGGCCGATTTTCCGGAGCGAGTCTGCGCGGTATGTGCTGTTCATCCAGATGGCGCGGGAGATGTGGGATTTCGACTCGGAGGGGTCCGGCGAGATCCTCTTCAACAAGGTCGTCAACGGCTTCCTGCCGGCGCTGTTCAAGAAATGGGCCAAGCTCAAGGCCAAGCACCTCGTGAGCATCGTGCTCTTCGCGAGGGTGGAATACGACACGGGCCTGACGACGGAGCTGGCGAGCAGCACGCTGCATGGGGACTACTACACAGGTGTGCAAATATCGGGCGACCGCAGGCCGTACAAGGACTTTTACCGTGTCGTTGTCAGTGAGATGGCGAGCGGGGAGTGGACGACGATCCTCAACCAGCTGAAGCGCGAGTTCAACTTCTTCCGGCGGGACATTAGCCTGCACCACCAAAAGGCCAACAGCGCGTTCGTGCCGCTGGCCGAGGAGAACGGCGGCAAGGGCATCGCGTCCAACCGCGTCAAGGCTGAGTCGTCGCTGGCCATGTACGGCAACTTCCTCGAGGCCATCAACCTCGCCTCGTCACAGTTCGCGCACGACTATGTGGACCGCGACCTCATGCGGACGGGCATCTCGATTGTGGTCATTAGTCCCGGGCCCGGCGTATTCGAGGTTGAATACGAGTCTCTGCGCCGGACCACCGAGGCCCTCGTCGGCAACGGAATCGGCATCGACCTCATCTGCGTGCCAAAGATGCCGCTCCACTCCGTCCCGCTCTTCCGGTACCGCAACCCGCAGACCTCGGAAGGCTCTCACGGCCTGTCGAGATCGAGATCCGTACGGAGCCGCGAGAGCACGCCGAAGCAGCAGGCTACGCCCATCATCGGCAGTTACCAGTCGATGGCCGAGTCGCTGTCACCGACAAAGGGACTAGAGCTCGCTCACCGCATCGACAGGCTTGCGAATCCGCAGGACGAGTGGTCGTATGCGGTGCCACAATGGCTGCACGTCTCCTACTGGACCGGGACATCCGAAGAGGCGCTGTCGTATCAAGGCATCGCCCTCTCGGTGTCCGAGGACAAGGAGGGCCATGAGAGCGAAGACTTTGCTATTCGCGCCAGGATGTATGATCTTCAGATGCGCAGCGTCTTGGAGACGAACGAGATCGAGACGACACCGCTTCAGGCTGACCCGCTGTTCCCTGTGACGACGACCGAGTCTAAGAGCTCGCTACGGTCGCGGCTCAGCGGGACAGACGAGATCGCCATGATACCCCTGAAGCGCCACCAGGACACGCTCGTGGACCATGTGTACGGGTTCCAAAAGTTCATGCCCGACAGGCTCGTGAAGCCGGGCGAGAAGTCGCTGTGGAAGCAGCTGCAGGAGTACGACGAGACTAGGGCGAGATTGCCGAGGTCGCGGCGGCCTGCGCAGGCAAGAGCCTCAAGAGACTTAGAGGAGACGACGAGGCGGCAGCTGATGGAGGACGCTGGGCTGTTTGGGACGTCGCTGCCCGAGAAAAAGATTGTACCGAACCAGAGCCTCGCGGCCGTCACGGCGGGGCGCAAGTTATCGGTCAACATTGTCGATAGTGAAAAGGCGGAGATTGTGGCCGCTGCGAGGAAGGCTGCGAACCACCCCCCGGCGGCACCATCCGCGGGTGCGGCGGGGACATCATCTCATCAGACGTCGTCTTCCACTTCCTCGTCGACGACCCCCGATTCTCACAGCGTGGCGGGCAAGATGTCTGTAGCATCGCCGTCCAAGCCTCCTAGATTTATGCGACAGATCAGTCTCGGCCTGCGGGGCTTCGGCATCGCGGCGCCCAAGGTGGTGGCGGCGGAGGCGAGCTTCGAGACGGTCAAGGCTTCAACGGAGCAAAGCGTGACGAGCCCCACGATGCCGCTGGTCATGTCGACGATGCCGCGCCCGTCGTCGCCGCAGGTCATCAAGCCGAGTATTTCGACGGCCATGTCCTCGTTCTCGCCGCAGCTGTTCCGTTCGGATTCGCGGGATACCCTCACAGACTTGCCCTCGACGCCGAGCATCCCCATCAACATGAAATCCTCGCGGCGGGGCGAGAGCTCGGTCGGCCAGCAGCATAGATACGGGACCGTTCtgccgtcgtcgtcgctgGCGCGCAAGGATCATTTCCGGGAGGACCCCGACCAGAGGAACTCTCACGTGTTCAGGGCAGAGGAAGACAATCAGAAAATGTTCAATAGTAAGCTGCGCGCTGGTGCTATGCCTGAACTGCCGTCCACGTTGTCGCCGACGACGGCCATCTCGCCTTGGCTCACGGTGCTGAACCCGTCGAACCCGGACAGGAACAAAGTGGACGACACGGTGCTCTACAGCAGGTGGCAGCATGTTTTCCCCCGGACTTCGGAGATGAAGGTCATGAAGTGGAAGGCCCTGTGCTGTCCGGCCGCTGTGCCGCTCACGACCGAGTACTTTCCTTCAAAATCACAGTTTGACACGGAGTACCAGAGACAGCCGTATGTCATTGCACAGAATGCCGATGACGAGCTTACCGAGGAGCCGAAATCAAGAGAGGAGTTCCTACGGGAACTGATCAGTCTCCGTTTCTCACAAGGCTTCCAAGTAGTCATTGGCCCGTCCGTCGCAAAAGCGTTTGGGCAGAGGCTGCTGCGGATCGCCGACATTTTCTCACGTGACCAGGCGATGGAGGACGGCACGAGCATCTTCCTTTCGGTGGGCAACACGATCCACCAGCTTTCGTGTGTTAATGGCACGGAGGTGGAGGTCAATATCTACATACGCAAACCGGCCGAGCTGACGGTGGGCAACTCCAATTCCGGCCCGCTATACAGGCCGGCGATCCGCACGTTGATGGAAAGCGGGTATCGGACGCAGGAGGTTGACATCTCGACGCCGAAACCCGAGAGGAACTGGAACTACATTGACTCGTATCTTGCGGGCCACCACGATGAGATGACTGAGAACCTGAGGTTCTGGCGGACGCGGTTCGTGCTCATCCCCATGGTGTCGCGGTCGTCGGCGGTGCCTAGGAATCAAGCCGGCGACAACGCCGAGGAGGTGCGGTTAGAGGGTATCAGACGGCTTTCATTATCATGGCAAAAGTACCGGTACATCCCGCCGTTTGAGCGGAGATACCAGACGGCCAAGTCGAAGCGCGATCCCAACCCCCTGGACATTGTGTACAAGACGGAAGACCCGTCCGTCGTCATCGCGGCCGAGCTCGACAACTTGCCTTTGGTGGAGGGCCTGGGCGAGAACCGCAAGGGACAGCTCATCACGAGCCGGGAGCACTTTCGCAAGTCTAATCTCAACCTCTCGGCGCTGGCCGAGGCGATTCAGCAGCCTGTCGAGAACGGCGGCGTCAAGCTGCAGAACCGGCGGTGGCATCTGCGGCTGCACTACAATTGCTTCATCGGGTCCGACATGACGACGTGGCTCATGGACAACTTTGAGGACCTGGACAGCCGCGAGGAGGCAGAGCAGCTGGGAAACATGCTCATGGTCAAGACGTACGACCGGCCGTCGGACGACAAGAAGGACCGCGGCGGGCTGTTTGAGCACGTTGAGCGCCGGCACGTGTTCAGGGACGGACAGTACTTTTACACCATTGCCACCGAGTACGCGAAACCGCACCCTCCCGGCTGGTTCAACTCGCGCCGGGGCCGCGACGTCTCGGTGCCTTCGACACCCATGTCAGAGAACGTCCCGCGCGACTCGCCGCGGCCGGGCATGATTTCCCGGCCGACGTCTATCAACGAGGAAAACTCGCCCATCTCGGGCGCCACCACCCCGACGGCATACTCTGTCATGTTTAGCAACAAAAAGGTGCCCAAGGTCTGCCTTAGCAAAGTCATCAAATACGACGTGGACCACCGGAAGCGGTCGTACCGGCCCGAGCGCGTCGACCTGCACTACGACCGCCTCCACAACCCGGACAACTGCTACCACATCCGCATCGACTGGATGAACGTGACGGCGAAGCTGATCGAGGACGTGGTGGAGGGCTGGGCGCGCGAGGCGGCGACGTACGGCCTGCGGCTGGTCGAGGTGCCCATCAAGGAGGCGTGCTCTATCACGGAGGTGAACCCTTTTAGGAGGCCGTACCTCATCAAGCTGTCGGTGCCGCCGCCGAGCCAACAGCCGGTGACGTACTATGAGCCCAACTCGTTCTCGCCGCAGACGGCGCCGGGAAAACACTTTTATCAAAAGGTGCTGATGCGGAAATTCGATTTCGTGCTCGACATGGAGGCCGCGTCGAATTTCCCGCGCGACGTCGAGGTGAGGTACTCGTGGGGTCGGCCGGATTTCAAGTATTCGCAGTATATCCACCGGTCCGGGGTGCTGCTGGCGGAGATTACGGACGAGGGACATTTCCTTGTGCTGGCCAaccggctttttagtaatcgGGCCTGGACGGCGCGGGATAAGGAGCTCAAGGATATGAGGGAGGCGAATAGTAGCGCCGGCGGCAGTGGTGGTGGTACGAACAATGTCGTTGAGCGCGGGGGCAGGATTATACCCGTGGGCTCGTACACGCCCTTTGGGATTCCGGAGCCGACGCCGATGAGCAGTCCGATGGTGAAGCCCGTTTTCTATGCcggaggtggtggtgggtcGCCTGCGGTGAGGGCCTCGGATATGAGAGCGAGTTCTAGCGCGTCTGGCGGGCCTTCTGGCGCGACGGCGTCATCGGCAGCAAACACAACGGCCGCGGTGGACCCGATACCGATCCTCAAGGAGCTCGAGGCGTTTTGCAACGACGGGCCGGGGCTGGAGGCGTTCTACAAGGAGACGCTGGAGCGGGGCCCGCCGCAGGCCATGACTACCCCCGGAGCGATGAGGCCTACCGTCGTTGGGCTTGAGGCTGTGCCGGAGGCGAGTATATCGATGTTGGGGCTGCCGGCGGGTGTTCTTGGAGATTTGCAttctggcggcggcggtggtgggcTTGGGTATGGAGGCGCAGGTGGAGGTGGAGGTGGACCGGAAGGGCTCCGGGGGTTGCATATTGGTGGTGGAAGCCCGAGCCCGGGGCCGAGGAGCTTGATGAGTAGTCCGGCTGCGGGGATGCAGTTTTTGAGGAGGGCGAGTGTGCAGGATGGGCTTGGGTTGGGGGGTGGGGGGCCTAGGAGGGAGGTtagagagagggagagggagagggagTGA
- a CDS encoding calcium/proton exchanger, whose translation MPSLIGSVNHFDIKRKAHGLSRRSQEQTWNPFRHVSWENQPGKRSTWDGANLEAQREVPAEERETDEAIHHVQSEPAPRDSETVRNSLGKETRSGTGSGSGDTMFENKPEDGGVRNRKTENAQGEDLPQDEEERPKAKKQKSGLIRHVQPKTPFTVANQLQRTLLSSYINILILAAPAGIAISYVSSVNKIAVFVVNFIAIIPLAAMLGFATEEIALRTGETLGGLLNATFGNAVELIVAILALAEGKVLIVQTSLIGSILSNLLLVMGFCFFFGGINRPEQYFNTTVAQTAASLLALAVASVIVPTVFDKNDGTDNTVHVAALSRGTAIILLIIYASYLFFQLKTHNSVFNEESQKVAAKPWSRGGLKEGALARGLAGTGARMAQTGVRGENENERQELSRMMMQRHEEEEDEEEEPQLHFLVAVGTLTGATVLIAFCAEAMVSSIDYVTKEGGISEEFVGLILLPIVGNAAEHATAVTVAIKDKMDLAIGVAVGSSMQVALFLIPLLIIIGWGMGNDAMTLSFDLFQVAVLFVAVLLVNYLIADGKSHWLEGLQLICLYAIIATCSWWYPATGVAG comes from the exons ATGCCGTCACTCATCGGCTCAGTCAACCACTTCGATATCAAACGCAAAGCTCACGGCCTCAGCCGCCGGAGTCAGGAGCAAACATGGAACCCATTCCGTCACGTATCATGGGAGAACCAACCCGGTAAACGATCCACCTGGGATGGCGCCAATCTCGAGGCACAGCGCGAGGTGCCCGCGGAAGAGAGGGAAACCGACGAGGCGATACATCACGTCCAGAGCGAGCCCGCACCCAGAGATTCCGAGACAGTACGCAACAGTTTGGGCAAGGAAACGAGATCAGGAACAGGAAGCGGCAGCGGCGACACAATGTTTGAGAACAAGCCCGAGGATGGTGGAGTAAGGAATCGAAAGACGGAAAACGCACAAGGCGAAGATTTGCCGCAAGATGAGGAGGAGAGGCCCAAAGCCAAGAAGCAGAAGTCCGGTCTGATTCGGCACGTCCAGCCGAAAACGCCATTCACCGTCGCCAACCAGCTTCAAAGAACCCTGCTCAGCTCATACATCAACATTTTGATCTTGGCAGCACCCGCCGGTATCGCCATCAGCTACGTCTCCTCTGTCAACAAGATTGCTGTATTCGTCGTCAACTTCATCGCCATCATCCCATTAGCAGCCATGCTGGGCTTCGCAACCGAAGAAATCGCACTGAGGACGGGTGAGACATTGGGAGGTCTTCTCAACGCAACTTTCGGAAACGCCGTCGAACTCATTGTCGCCATTCTCGCCTTGGCCGAAGGAAAGGTTTTGATTGTGCAGACGTCACTTATTGGCTCCATTCTCTCCAACCTGTTGCTCGTCATGGgcttctgcttcttctttGGCGGAATCAACCGACCCGAGCAATACTTCAACACCACCGTTGCCCAGACCGCCGCCTCACTCTTGGCTCTCGCAGTTGCCTCCGTCATCGTCCCCACCGTCTTTGACAAGAACGACGGCACCGATAACACCGTCCATGTCGCCGCTCTCTCCCGTGGCACAGCCATCATTTTGCTCATTATCTACGCCTCGTACCTGTTCTTCCAGCTCAAGACGCACAACTCTGTCTTCAACGAGGAGTCACAAAAGGTCGCCGCCAAGCCCTGGAGCCGCGGCGGCTTAAAGGAGGGCGCTCTCGCTCGCGGATTGGCCGGCACTGGAGCGCGCATGGCTCAGACCGGTGTCCGCGGAGAGAATGAGAACGAGAGACAGGAGCTGAGCCGTATGATGATGCAGCGTcacgaggaagaagaggacgaagaggaggagcCCCAGTTGCATTTCTTGGTCGCCGTCGGCACTCTCACCGGCGCCACTGTTCTCATCGCCTTCTGCGCCGAAGCCATGGTCAGCTCCATCGATTACGTCACCAAGGAGGGCGGCATCAGCGAGGAGTTTGTCGGTCTCATTCTCTTGCCCATTGTTGGTAACGCCGCCGAGCACGCCACTGCTGTCACTGTCGCTATCAAGGACAAGATGGATCTCGCCATTGGTGTCGCCGTCGGTTCGTCTATGCAGGTTGCGCTGTTCCTGATTCCGTTGTTGATCATCATCGGCTGGGGGATGGGCAACGATGCCATGACGCTCAGCTTCGACCTTTTCCAGGTTGCTGTTTTGTTCGTCGCCGTTCTTCTGGTCAACTACCTGATTGCCGACGGCAAGAGTCATTGGCTCGAGGGGCTGCAGCTCATTTGTCTGTATGCCATCATCGCAACATGCTCATGGT GGTACCCCGCCACTGGTGTTGCCGGCTAA